Proteins encoded in a region of the Photobacterium angustum genome:
- a CDS encoding GNAT family N-acetyltransferase, translating to MKISLTKPVLSSLDTFLKLIDELFAYEALPQKVEQTATAVKQLLATPELGQAWFIEVEENGETCVAGHLVVSYAFSLEHGGKVGFIDQFYLKPEWRQKGIGASLIPQVEDRVMNDGIKALSLEVNIGNAGARTFYERHGFVPRRQFCVMTKNLAEKTVPLHVAS from the coding sequence ATGAAAATCTCGTTAACGAAACCTGTGCTTTCATCTCTTGATACTTTTCTAAAACTCATTGACGAATTATTTGCCTACGAAGCCCTGCCGCAAAAGGTAGAGCAAACTGCAACAGCGGTTAAACAGCTATTAGCAACACCAGAGCTTGGACAAGCTTGGTTTATTGAAGTTGAAGAAAATGGCGAAACCTGTGTCGCAGGGCACCTTGTTGTAAGTTATGCCTTTAGCCTTGAACATGGTGGTAAAGTAGGCTTTATTGACCAATTCTATTTAAAGCCAGAGTGGCGACAAAAAGGGATTGGCGCATCATTAATACCACAAGTTGAAGATCGTGTTATGAATGATGGTATTAAAGCCCTATCGCTAGAAGTGAATATCGGTAACGCAGGCGCTCGTACTTTCTACGAACGCCATGGCTTTGTACCACGTCGCCAGTTCTGTGTTATGACTAAAAACCTTGCTGAAAAAACAGTGCCACTACACGTCGCATCGTAA